The DNA window ATGAAACCACAGAGCTCACAGAGAAATATTATGGGGGTCAAAAAAAAATCCCCGCAAGGGGGATTACTGCTGTGGTTTGATTGTACCGATTCCCAAGGGAGGATAGAAGCATGAAAGGATACCACGGCCGATTTTTAGAGGTAGATTTATCCGCCCGTAAAGTCGCTGATTTACCTCTGTCCGAGGAATTTTTGAAGAAATACATCGGGGGGGCGAGCCTGGCTGCGGCCCTGGTCTATGACCGCCTGAGAAAAGGAACCGATCCTCTCGCACCGGTAAACCCGTTGATCTTTGCGACCGGGCCTTTCACAGGGACACCCCTTCCCATGGTCAGCCGGTACGCGGTGGGCGGCATTTCTCCTCTTACCGGGTTCTGGGGGGAAGCCACCAGTGGCGGTAAATTTCCCTTTCGGCTGAAAGGCTCCGGATGGGATGGCCTGCTGGTGAAAGGAAAAGCGGACAAGCCGTCTTACCTTTTTTTAAAGGAAGGAAAAGCGGAGATCCGGGACGCCTCCCACCTCTGGGGAAAGGACAGTTACCAGACCCAGAAAACCATCAAAGATGAATTGGATGACGACTCCGTCAGCATCGCCTGCATAGGCTCTGCCGGGGAGAAACTAATCAAATATGCTTCGATCATGAATGATAACGGCCGGGCTGCCGGCCGGTGCGGCTTAGGGGCGATCATGGGCTCCAAGAACCTCAAAGCGGTGGCCGCTTCTGGCAATCTGAGGCCCGAGTTGAGCAACCCGGAAAAGATCCGGGAGCTGGCCAAACAGGCCGTGGCCCAGATCAACGGGAACTTAGTTTCCGTCGCCTTTCGCGAGTACGGGACCATGATGTACATGGACATGGCCATGACTCTGGGCGATGCGCCCGCCAAATACTTCACCAAGGCCGTCTTTCCTGTTTCCAAGGTTACCGGCCAGGCCCTTCGCCAGACTTACACCGTCCAGAACTACGCCTGCCTGGGCTGCCCCATCGGATGCGGTCGGGAACTAGTGGAGTTCAAACCGGGGCTTAATGTGGATGGGCCAGAATACGAAACCGCAGTGGCCTTTGGCCCTCTGTGTCTGAACACCGACCTGGATTCCATCGTGAGAGCCAATCACCTCTGCAACACCCACGGGATAGATACAATCTCTGCAGGAGTGAGCGTGGCCTATGCTTTTTATCTCTATGATTTAGGCGTTTTGACGAAGGATAAGGTTGGTTTTGAACTCCAGTGGGGCGATGGCGAGGCAGTGGTGAAGCTGGTCGAAAAGATCATTGCCCAGGAGGGTATCGGCAAGATCCTTTCCGGGGGGACTTTAGCCATGGCTAAGGAATTCGGCCGCAGCGCGGACGAAGCTGCCCAGGTCAAGGGTCTGGAAATGCCCATGCACGACGGACGGGCTTTCCATGGAATGGCCCTCTCCTATGCCACGGGTCCTCGCGGAGCCTGCCACCTCAAGGGCGATTATTATAACGTTGATCTGGGCAACTTGGTCATGGAATATATGATCCTGCCCTCGGAGAGACTTTCCTCTGAAGGAAAGAGCGAAGGAGCGGCCAAGTATCAAAGCCTAAAGGACCTTTTTGACTCCTTGGCTCTTTGCAAATTCGCTCCCCTAACGCCAACCCAACTCTGTGAGATGCTGAATGCCATCACAGGTTGGCAATTTGACCCCAAGGAGTTACTGGCTGCAGGGGATCGGTCCATCAATCTCAAAAGGGCTGTCAGTAACAAACTCGGCTTGACCCGGGAACAAGACAAATTACCTAAGATTTGTACAGCCGCTCTGGATGAGGGCACGACGGCTGGTGTCGAGCCGGATCTGGAAAAGATGTTAAAGGTATATTATCAGTTCCGAGGATGGGATTGGGAGACGGGCCGGCCGACTAAAGAGAAGCTCTTAGAGCTGGGACTTAACCAGGTGGCCGCCGAGATGTATCCTTGAGGAAATGCGGATTTCGGAAGGCGGAAGGCGGAATTGAAAG is part of the Deltaproteobacteria bacterium genome and encodes:
- a CDS encoding aldehyde ferredoxin oxidoreductase family protein; the protein is MKGYHGRFLEVDLSARKVADLPLSEEFLKKYIGGASLAAALVYDRLRKGTDPLAPVNPLIFATGPFTGTPLPMVSRYAVGGISPLTGFWGEATSGGKFPFRLKGSGWDGLLVKGKADKPSYLFLKEGKAEIRDASHLWGKDSYQTQKTIKDELDDDSVSIACIGSAGEKLIKYASIMNDNGRAAGRCGLGAIMGSKNLKAVAASGNLRPELSNPEKIRELAKQAVAQINGNLVSVAFREYGTMMYMDMAMTLGDAPAKYFTKAVFPVSKVTGQALRQTYTVQNYACLGCPIGCGRELVEFKPGLNVDGPEYETAVAFGPLCLNTDLDSIVRANHLCNTHGIDTISAGVSVAYAFYLYDLGVLTKDKVGFELQWGDGEAVVKLVEKIIAQEGIGKILSGGTLAMAKEFGRSADEAAQVKGLEMPMHDGRAFHGMALSYATGPRGACHLKGDYYNVDLGNLVMEYMILPSERLSSEGKSEGAAKYQSLKDLFDSLALCKFAPLTPTQLCEMLNAITGWQFDPKELLAAGDRSINLKRAVSNKLGLTREQDKLPKICTAALDEGTTAGVEPDLEKMLKVYYQFRGWDWETGRPTKEKLLELGLNQVAAEMYP